ACAAGATCCAGCAACGCCATCAGGAGGGTCCGTGCCTGACCGCGGCGTGGGAGGAAAAAGTCGTCTACGTCGCCGACCTCGAGTCCGATGACCGGTTCCCGCGGTACCGCGAAGATGCCTTGGCCGAGACGCCGATCCGCTCGATCATGGCGTTTCAGTTGTTCATGGAGAACGAGTCGATGGGTGCACTCAACGTCTACTCCGAACAGCCGCACGCTTTCACCGACGAGTCGCGGATCATCGGTCAGGTGTTCGCGGCGCACTCCTCGGTGGCGTGGAACGCCGCCCGCCGCGACGAACAGTTCAAGCGGGCGTTGGCCAGCCGCGACATCATCGGCCAGGCCAAGGGCATGATCATGGAACGCTACGGTGTCGATGCGGTGCAGGCATTCGACCTGCTGCGCAAGCTGTCTCAGGACTCCAACGTGCCGCTGATCAAGATTGCGTCCGACGTGATCGAGAAGACGCGCACACCGGGTTAGACCTGGCTTCTCACCGCGAGATCACCCGCGGCACCTCCGGATTGACGGGTTCCTCCCGTGGCCGCGGGATCTCGACACTGTTCTCCTGCACAATCACCGGGTCGCCGACTTTGACTGTGTTGAAATACCATTCGGCGTCCTCGGGACTCAACGAGATGCAGCCGTGGCTGACGTTCTCGTGCCCGAGCGCGTTGACGGCCCAGGGCGCCGAGTGCACGAAGATGCCGCGATTGGTGATCCGGACGGCCCACTCCACGTCCATCAGGTAGCCGTCGTCGGCGCTGACCGGGATGCCGACGCTGCTCGAATCCATCAGCACGTCACGCTCTTTGGCCAGCACGCTGTAGGTGCCCACCGGTGTCGGGTATTCCGGTCTGCCCATCGACGCCGGGAACACACCGGGCTTGCCGAAGTGTGGGCGGTGGTGCGGTGCGGGCAGGATCGGGGGCGGGCCGGCGTCGACGCCGTCGATGGTGACGGTGAACGTGTGATCGGTGATGTTGGCCACCCCGACCACCGCGGGACCCGTCGCGATATTGGTCTTCACACCACCCACCGACAGCGCAATTGTGCTGTGCGCGGGCCAGAATCGATCCGGCACCCACTGCACGGTCTGATTATCGAGCCACTCGTAGCGGCCGCTCATCGCGGGCAGCGATGTGATGTCGAGGGACCGCTCCGCCAGTCCCCGATCCGGGACGGGGACCCCAAACGTCACGATGATCGGGTGCGCGACACCGACAACCTCGCCTTGAGCCGGAGCGATGGATGCGATGCCGGTGCGCAGCGACGAGACGGCCGCCGCCGCGCTCTCCTCAGCCGGCCCGGCCACCACGCTGGTGGCAATGACCACCGCGGCAAGTACACACCGAACAACCCCACGCAATCTGTTTGACTCCCTTGAAATTACAACGATGTCAATAATGTTATGGGAGCGGCGGCCGTTTGAACCCCCGCGGGCGCATGCAATTCGATTAAGTCTGCGTCACGGTTCGGCCACGGCGGCCGGGTGGTGCTTGTAGACGAAAATTGTTGTCGATAAACGGATTTGGCCCGACGACGAGTGATCTCGTCGCCGGGCCAACCCGGATGGAATTATCCTCAGCGCACCGCCGCTACACGTTCGGGCCGGGCGGAATCGGCTGACCGGGCAACGGGTCTCCCGGCGCGGGTGCGCCGACCGGGTCACCCTTTCCTGCAGCCGCACCGCCCATCGTCGTCAGCGGGGCGCCGACCGCCACGGGCGCTCCGGCCGCGGGCACGACCGGCACGACGGGAACCGGCGGAACGAGCGGCGGCACGACCGGCGGCGGGGCGACCGGCGGGACCACGGGCGGCGGTGCGACCGGCGGCGGCACCACGGGCGGCACCAGCGGCGGCGGCACGACCGGCGGAACCAGCGGCGGCGGCACGACAGGCGGCGCTACTGGCGGCGGGCCGGGGAAGGCCATCGGCACGCCACCGGCCATGTCAGTGAGCGGCGCGCACACCGCGCCCGGCGGGGCGCCGGCGGGTGCCTCCCCCGACGATGTCTGGACACACTCGTAGCCGCCCGCCAATGCGGCCGGGCTCAACGCCATGGTTACCGCACACAGCCCAGCCCCAACGGCTGCTGCGATGTTGACTCGTTTCAAGGCCGTCATCGGCGTCGATC
The window above is part of the Mycolicibacterium rutilum genome. Proteins encoded here:
- a CDS encoding L,D-transpeptidase; the protein is MRGVVRCVLAAVVIATSVVAGPAEESAAAAVSSLRTGIASIAPAQGEVVGVAHPIIVTFGVPVPDRGLAERSLDITSLPAMSGRYEWLDNQTVQWVPDRFWPAHSTIALSVGGVKTNIATGPAVVGVANITDHTFTVTIDGVDAGPPPILPAPHHRPHFGKPGVFPASMGRPEYPTPVGTYSVLAKERDVLMDSSSVGIPVSADDGYLMDVEWAVRITNRGIFVHSAPWAVNALGHENVSHGCISLSPEDAEWYFNTVKVGDPVIVQENSVEIPRPREEPVNPEVPRVISR
- a CDS encoding GAF and ANTAR domain-containing protein, producing the protein MVIAKEPDEREAAHLRIAELVRGLYSRTDADTVIAELAEHAAVEIPGAQYAGITVTRKSKTVETPAATHLYPMLLDKIQQRHQEGPCLTAAWEEKVVYVADLESDDRFPRYREDALAETPIRSIMAFQLFMENESMGALNVYSEQPHAFTDESRIIGQVFAAHSSVAWNAARRDEQFKRALASRDIIGQAKGMIMERYGVDAVQAFDLLRKLSQDSNVPLIKIASDVIEKTRTPG